A single window of Salvia splendens isolate huo1 chromosome 6, SspV2, whole genome shotgun sequence DNA harbors:
- the LOC121807120 gene encoding allene oxide synthase 3-like, which yields MSSNIEKNSSIEELLPFKEIPGGYGLPFFGAISDRHDFHYRQGPDEFFRARMQQHNSTVFRANAPPGPFNARNARVVVLLDAVSFPILFDTSKVEKRDVFTGTFMPSTSFTGGYRVCSYLDPSEPKHALIKGFLLSLLGRLHTELIPTFHAAISQLFADVEADLDAEGESAFNSVSDKFSFDLLFRLFAGKSSYGAGVGDGGSSLDTWLLLQLAPLVTLGLKFVPNFIEDLVLHTFPLPYFLAKSGYEKIHRAFQEGAGELLDEAEKKGLSRDEASHNLMFVMGFNSYGGTKILFPALLKYVGSGGEDLHRCLAVEIRGAVEEEGGVTLAALERMSLVKSVVWETMRIEPPVQYQYGKAKEDLKISSHVATYVVKKGEMIFGYQPFATRDPLIFVNPDEFVPERFMDEGEQLIKYVYWSNGMETDNPTADNKQCPAKDMVVLLGRMMLVEIFLRYDTFNVEVGKLLLGSSVTIKSMIKFI from the exons atgtcttCCAATATTGAGAAAAACTCTTCAATCGAAGAGCTTCTTCCATTCAAAGAAATTCCCGGCGGCTACGGCCTCCCGTTTTTCGGGGCGATATCGGACCGCCACGACTTCCACTACCGCCAGGGCCCGGACGAGTTTTTCCGCGCCCGAATGCAGCAGCACAACTCCACCGTGTTCCGAGCCAACGCCCCACCCGGCCCATTCAACGCTCGGAACGCGAGAGTCGTGGTCCTCCTCGACGCCGTGAGCTTCCCAATCCTCTTCGACACGTCGAAAGTGGAGAAGAGAGACGTCTTCACCGGCACCTTCATGCCGTCCACGAGCTTCACCGGCGGCTACCGCGTCTGCTCCTACCTCGACCCCTCCGAGCCCAAACACGCCCTTATCAAGGGCTTCCTCCTCTCCCTTCTTGGCCGACTGCATACGGAGTTAATTCCCACGTTTCATGCCGCCATTTCTCAGCTCTTTGCTGACGTGGAGGCCGATCTCGACGCTGAAGGGGAGTCGGCTTTTAACTCCGTCAGCGATAAATTTTCGTTTGATTTGCTCTTCCGTTTATTCGCCGGCAAGAGCTCTTACGGCGCCGGCGTTGGCGATGGTGGTTCCAGCCTTGACACGTGGCTGCTTCTTCAGCTGGCTCCTTTGGTCACATTAGGGTTGAAGTTTGTGCCTAATTTTATCGAGGATTTGGTGCTCCATACATTCCCGCTGCCATATTTTTTGGCGAAATCTGG GTACGAGAAGATTCACAGGGCGTTCCAGGAGGGGGCCGGAGAGTTGCTCGACGAGGCGGAGAAGAAGGGTTTGAGTAGGGATGAGGCTTCTCATAACCTCATGTTTGTTATGGGATTTAACTCTTATGGTGGGACCAAGATTCTCTTCCCAGCTTTGTTGAAGTATGTTGGCAGCGGCGGGGAGGACTTGCATCGATGTCTCGCAGTCGAGATTAGGGGGGCCGTGGAAGAGGAAGGAGGCGTCACGTTGGCGGCTCTCGAGAGGATGAGTCTGGTCAAGTCCGTGGTGTGGGAGACGATGAGGATTGAACCACCCGTTCAGTATCAATATGGTAAGGCCAAGGAGGATTTGAAAATTTCGAGCCACGTGGCAACTTATGTGGTCAAAAAGGGCGAGATGATTTTTGGTTACCAACCTTTTGCCACTAGGGATCCTTTGATTTTTGTGAATCCAGATGAGTTCGTGCCCGAGAGATTTATGGATGAGGGAGAGCAGCTAATAAAGTATGTTTATTGGTCCAACGGGATGGAGACCGACAACCCGACCGCGGACAACAAGCAATGTCCAGCCAAGGATATGGTGGTGCTGCTAGGGAGGATGATGTTGGTCGAGATTTTCTTGCGTTATGATACCTTCAATGTGGAGGTTGGGAAGTTGCTTCTTGGATCATCCGTCACGATCAAATCGATGATAAAATTCATATGA